Part of the Tissierellales bacterium genome is shown below.
CGTACTCAATTCCTTCTCTATTTCAGCTGTTTCTACATTTGACTTTTCATTAGTCTCCGATGAAATTTCTTTTGAAGTTTCTTCTGCCTTTTCAGGCATTTCTTCTACGTTTTCACTGTTCTCATTTACTGCTACTTGACTTTCATTTGCCGCATTTGCATCTTTAACATTTTCATTTCCGTTCGCACTACATCCAGTCATCATTAGAGCGCCAACCAAAACGATGCTCGCCCATGTTGCTAATTTTTTCATATTACCACTCCCATTTATATTTACTAGATATTTTCTCTCATTACATTATATTTTAACACTTCTTGCAATACCATAAAAAAAATGTATAAATTATAATTTATAATTCTTAACTTTGACAAATTTTTTTTATGCAGTATAATTATAGGTATTAGATTGGAAATGCAAAGTAGTTTTATAGATACATATATTTCCAAGAAAGAAAGGGGTTTTATATGTTTTTCGAAGAATCTGATCAAATCGCAAGACATAAACTCACACTTCTCTATATTATTGACAAAGTAGATTTCAGAATTACAAACTCAGAAATTACTCAATTTGTTTTAGAAAGTGATTTTATGAATTATTTTTTCGTTCAACAATATCTAGGCGAAATGATTGATGCCTCTATGATTGATATAAAAATTGAAGATGGAAATGAGTATTACGCTTTAACTCCAATAGGAAAGGAAACTCTAAGATTTTTTATCAAGAGAATTCCATCTCATATAGTAGATGACATCAACTCAAAATACGAGATAACAAAGAAAGAAAAAATTAAAGAAAAGCAGGTCATAGGCAAGTATTATCAAAAGAACGATTTTGAATTTATTGTTAATTTAAAGGTTATAGAAAACGACCTGACTTTGTTCAATTTGTCTTTAAATGTTCCATCTAAAGAGCAAGCCAAGTATATATGCAACAATTGGAAATCAAATCCAGAATATATCTACAAAGAACTTTTTAGATTGCTTACAGAAAACAAAGATCAAATTTAATTTAAAATTGGCAAAGAGCACACCAAAAAATAATTCTACAGTGTGCTCTTTTTATGTTCCTATATTACCATTTCCAAATACAATTTTTACTTCTCATACAACTTAGTTAGTTCTAATATAAGTTTATCCGCTTGAAACGGTTTAACTATAAACCCTTGCGCTCCTCCTTTTATAGCTTCTATAACCATAGATTCTTGCCCCATAGCAGAACATGCCAAAATCTTAGCTTTAGAATCAAATGCTCGTATATCTTTTATAGCATCTATTCCATTCTTAACAGGCATAGTTATATCCATAGTTACCAAATCTGGTGATAGTTCCTTATACCTTTCAACTGCTTCTTTTCCATTTGAAGCCTCCCCAATAACTTCAATGCCATTTTCCTCTAATATATTTCTTATCATCATTCTCATAAATGCAGCATCATCTGCAATTAAAACTTTCATCCCTTCAACCACCTTTTCTAATCTATTACTTATAGTTTACCCAATTTTATCATTTTAATTCTTTTAAAACTATTTTTTTCCTATATATTTCCTTATTTCTCCAATTAAATACAGTGAACCAGAAAATACAAATAAATCATAGCCTTCTTTCTTCTTAAGAGTTGTTTCTATAGCTTCATCTAATTCTTTTATTGCTATAACACTTTTACCTCTTTCCTTTATCTTTTCTTCTAGCTCTCTAAAACCAAGTGCCCTAGGATTACAAGGTTCAGTAACTACAACTTCATCAAAATGAGGCAGTACATATTCAAGTATAACATCCAAATCTTTATCCTTTAAAACTCCAATACATAGTATTTTCTTCTTTGATTTATAATATTCACTCAAGGCTTCACTAAGCGCTCTAGCTCCATCTTCATTGTGAGCCCCATCTATCAATATAAGTGGATTTTCACTTATAATTTCAAGACGTCCATTCCACCTAGTATTTAGAAGACCCAATCGATAATGCTTTTCTTCAATATTGACCAAACCTCTTCTATTCAAATCATCTAACATCATAACTGCTAGTGTAGAGTTGTACACCTGATGACGTCCCAGCATTTTAATTTCAAGATTTTTGTATATCAGCTCTTCAATTTCTATATCAAAAACAGATCCCTTTTCAGTAAATTTTATATTTTTCACCTGAGAAATATCATAAGTTTTAAAAACAGCGCCTCTTTTAGCAGATATATTTTCTATAACTTTTTCAGCCTGTATTTTTTGAGGATATACATATACATGACCATTTTCTTTTATAATACCTGATTTTTCAAAAGCAATCTCTTCAAGAGTATTTCCTAATATATGTGTGTGGTCTTTCGATATGGATGTAATCACAGATGCCATAGACTCTTCTATTACATTTGTAGCATCAAATCGCCCACCTAAGCCCACTTCAAGTACTACTATATCAACTTTTTTATCTAAAAAATGCAAAAAGCCAAGAGCAGTAACTATTTCAAATTCTGTAGGATGATTATGACCATCTTCCACCATTTTATCTATTGCATTTTTTATTTTTAATACTCCTCTTATCAAATCATCTTCATCAATTAATATATTATCAACTCTAATTCTCTCATTAAAATATTCTAGATATGGGGATGTAAAAAGACCGACTTTATAACCTGCTTCTATCAATATCTGATTGACAAATGATGCCGTTGAACCCTTTCCATTAGTCCCTGCTATGTGAATTATATCAAGCTTACTTTGAGGATTGCCCAATCGCTTTAATAGTTCTCTTATATTATCAAGTCCTAATTTACTTCCAAATTTATACGAACTATGTATAAAATCTATTGCCTCTTCATAATTCATGTATTCCCTCCTCCCTTCCTTTTGTCTCTAAAACACTTATAATCAAAAGCATTTCTTCTATTATATCAATTCTCCATGCAAATAAAAAGTTTTTAATTTAACTTAATTTTTTTCAGCTTAACTTTTTAACTTAACTTTGATAATAAGCTTTGATAACAAATCCCTATAACAACGAAACGAGTCCTGAAAAACAGGACTCGTCTATTTTATGCCATTTTGGCTTTAATTTGTTCTAATCTCTCTACTACTTTATCCATCATCTCAGCATAGTTGCGCTCTTTTTCTTTTTCTGCTTCTACAACTGCTTCTGGAGCTTTTCCAACAAAACCTTGGTTAGAAAGTTTTCCTCTAACTCTTTTAAGCTCGCCGTCTAATTTTTTCTTCTCTTTTTCAAGTCTATCTAACTCTTTTTCAAAGTCAACTAACTCATCAAGTGGCAAGAAAATTTCAACTCCAGTTACTACTGCTGACATAGCATCTTCCGGAATATCAGTTTTATCAGATTTGACTTCAACTTCTGAAGCTGATGCTAGTGTAACAAAAAATCCTGCATTTGTCTCTAAATAATTTCTTACAGATTCTTCTTCACTAACTAATATAACTTTAGCTTTTTTAGATGGAATTACGTTCATTTCAGCTCTTATATTTCTTATACTCTTTATAGCTTCCATTATAACTTCCATGTGTTGCTCTACTTCTTGATTATCCCATGACTCTTTAAATTCTGGCCAATTTGAAACAATTAAGCTTGTTTCTACATCTGGCATATGTTGCCAAATTTCTTCTGTGATATATGGCATAAGTGGATGTAACAATGACAATATATCCTTAAGAACTGTAACCAATGTCCATGTAGCTGTCGCTTTAGCATCTTTGTCATCACCATATAGACGAGGTTTAACCATCTCGATGTACCAGTCACAGTATTCATTCCAAGCAAAGTCGTAGATTCTTTGAGCTGCTAAACCAATCTCAAATTTATCTAAATTCTCAGTAACAGCTTTCGTAACTGTATTGATTCTAGAAAGTATCCACTTGTCTTCTAGTTGGAAATTAGCTCTAGCTTGCTCTTCTGAAATTAAATCTCCATCCAAATTCATGAGTACAAATCTAGATGCATTCCAAAGTTTGTTAGCAAAGTTTCTATTAGCCTCTACTCTTTCTTCATAGAATCTCATATCATTTCCTGGTGAATTACCTGTTACAAGTGTAAATCTAAGCGCATCAGCACCGTATTTTTCGATTACGTCAAGTGGATCTATACCGTTTCCTAACGATTTACTCATCTTTCTTCCTTCCGAGTCTCTTACAAGACCTGTAAAGAATACATGCTCAAATGGAATTTGATCCATCTGCTCTAATGCAGAAAATACCATTCTAACTACCCAGAAGAATACAATATCATATCCTGTAACTAAAACGTTTGTAGGATAGAAGTAATCAAGTTCTGGTGTTTCATTTGGCCAACCCAATGTTGAAAATGGCCAAAGTGCAGATGAGAACCAAGTGTCTAATGTATCTGGATCTTGTCTTAAGTTTGTACTATTACACTTCGTACACGTTTCTGGCTTAGTTCTATTGATTATAACTTCACCACAATCATCACAATAGTAAACAGGAAGTCTATGACCCCACCATAATTGACGAGATATACACCAATCTCTGATATTTTCAAGCCAGTTCAAGTAAACTTTTCCCAATCTCTCTGGAACAAATTTTAATTCACCACTCTTGTATGCTTCGATAGCTGGTTTTGCTAATGGCTCCATTTTAACAAACCATTGCTTTGAAATAATAGGCTCAACTGTAGTTTTACATCTTTCACAATGTCCTACATTATGTGAGTGATCTTCAATTTCTATCAACAATCCCTCTGCTTCTAAATCAGCAACCATTGCTTTTCTAGCTTCGTATCTATCCATGCCTTCATATTTGCCACCATGCTCATTGATAGTAGCATCGTCATTCATAACTTTTATTCTCTCTAAGTCATGACGATTTCCTACTTCGAAGTCATTAGGGTCATGTGCTGGTGTTATCTTAACACAACCTGTACCGAACTCTTTATCAACATAAGTGTCTGCTACTACAGGTATTTCTCTTCCAACTAGTGGTAATATAAGTTTTTTACCTACTAAATCTGTATATCTTTCATCATCAGGGTGAACAGCTACTGCCGTATCTCCAAGCAATGTCTCTGGACGAGTAGTAGCTATAACTACATAGCCATCTCCATCTTTGTATGGATATTTTATATGCCAGAAATGTCCTGCTTCTTCTCTATGGTCAACCTCTGCATCAGAAATAGCAGTTTTACAATTAGGACACCAGTTAACGATTCTGTCTCCTCTGTAGATTAGCCCTTTATCATTCAATCTGATAAATACCTCTTCTACAGCTTCGCTCAATCCTTCATCTAATGTAAATCTGTCCTTAGACCAGTCACAAGAAACACCAAGTGTTCTCAATTGCTTTCTAATGTTTCCACCGTATTTTTCTGTCCAATCCCAAGCTTCTTCTAAGAAACCATCTCTGCCAAGCATTTCTTTCGATTTGCCTTCGCTCTTAATTTTTTCAACAACTTTTGCCTCTGTAGAAATACTTGCATGATCAGTTCCAGGTAACCAAAGTGCTTCATATCCTTGCATTCTCTTCCATCTAATCAAAGCATCTTGAATAGTGTTGTTTATAGCATGTCCCATGTGAAGCTTTCCCGTTACATTTGGTGGCGGCATCATTATTGTGTAAGGTTCTTTTTCCTTATTTACGTCTGCCTTAAAATATCCACTTTCTTCCCAAAATTTGTATAGTCTGTCCTCAAAATCTTTCGGATCATATGTTTTCGAAAGTTCTTTTGCCATTGTACTACCTCCTTAAAATATTAACCTTTTACTACAGCTAAATACACTCCAATCATTACGCTTACAAGACCTATACTTTTTATACGTATTCTCAAATTCATATCCATATCTTTCTTGCTTGCATAATAATCTGAACCAAAGACTACCAAAAAGCCTACTAAAGCTAAGAGTACTCCTAAAGTTTTCAAAGTGTCACATCCCTTCACTCTCTATTTGAAAGTTTTGAGCAATAAAAAAAGCTTTCATCCTAACAAAAGGACGAAAGCTTTATTCCGCGGTACCACCTTTATTTCAAGCATACGCTTGACACTCAAAATCTTAACGAGTTGCCCCGTTCAAACCTACTGCTATTTCAGTTTGAAAGCTCCAAAGCTACCTTCAACAAACATTGCCTCTAAGAATCTCTCAGCCGGTGGATTCTATTCTCTGTATTGGATATTTATTTACTCCTCTTTTTCTCAGCCTTTAATCAAGTAGGTATAGCCTACTTTCAATCATTCAATTATTTATCATTATATCTGAATTTGCAAATTTGTCAATAGTATTTTTCAAATCAATATATTTGCATATTTTATTGTGTGACGTTAATATAATTGTTAACGAAAGCTATTAACTAATCTACAAGTGAATTACCTGCCCAGTTACTAACCATCAACTACTAACTAATAACTGCTAAATGCTAATTATTAGATACTAAATACTAATTACTAATTGCTAAGCATCAACTACTAACTGCTAGCTATCAAATGCTAAATATCAACTGCTAACTATCAAATGCTAAATATCAACTGCTAACTAAAATTTTCTAGGAACAAGACCCACTTTTTTATAAACTTTACTTAGTGTTTTATACGCTATTTTCGATGCTTTTGCCGCACCGTCTGCATATACTTCTTCCAAATACGCTTTGTCATCCATTAATTCTTTGAATTTAGTCTGTATCGGATGCAAATGAGCTACTATTGCCTCTGCTAGATCTGCTTTAAAATCACCATAACCCTTTCCTTCATAGCGCTTCACTATATCTTCTATTTTTTCTCCAGTCATAACAGAGAATATTGTCAAAAGATTCTTTATAGCCAATTGGTCATCATTATAAGCCACTATTCCTACAGAATCGGTAACTGCTCTTTTTACCTTTCTTCTTAT
Proteins encoded:
- a CDS encoding valine--tRNA ligase, producing the protein MAKELSKTYDPKDFEDRLYKFWEESGYFKADVNKEKEPYTIMMPPPNVTGKLHMGHAINNTIQDALIRWKRMQGYEALWLPGTDHASISTEAKVVEKIKSEGKSKEMLGRDGFLEEAWDWTEKYGGNIRKQLRTLGVSCDWSKDRFTLDEGLSEAVEEVFIRLNDKGLIYRGDRIVNWCPNCKTAISDAEVDHREEAGHFWHIKYPYKDGDGYVVIATTRPETLLGDTAVAVHPDDERYTDLVGKKLILPLVGREIPVVADTYVDKEFGTGCVKITPAHDPNDFEVGNRHDLERIKVMNDDATINEHGGKYEGMDRYEARKAMVADLEAEGLLIEIEDHSHNVGHCERCKTTVEPIISKQWFVKMEPLAKPAIEAYKSGELKFVPERLGKVYLNWLENIRDWCISRQLWWGHRLPVYYCDDCGEVIINRTKPETCTKCNSTNLRQDPDTLDTWFSSALWPFSTLGWPNETPELDYFYPTNVLVTGYDIVFFWVVRMVFSALEQMDQIPFEHVFFTGLVRDSEGRKMSKSLGNGIDPLDVIEKYGADALRFTLVTGNSPGNDMRFYEERVEANRNFANKLWNASRFVLMNLDGDLISEEQARANFQLEDKWILSRINTVTKAVTENLDKFEIGLAAQRIYDFAWNEYCDWYIEMVKPRLYGDDKDAKATATWTLVTVLKDILSLLHPLMPYITEEIWQHMPDVETSLIVSNWPEFKESWDNQEVEQHMEVIMEAIKSIRNIRAEMNVIPSKKAKVILVSEEESVRNYLETNAGFFVTLASASEVEVKSDKTDIPEDAMSAVVTGVEIFLPLDELVDFEKELDRLEKEKKKLDGELKRVRGKLSNQGFVGKAPEAVVEAEKEKERNYAEMMDKVVERLEQIKAKMA
- a CDS encoding DUF4364 family protein yields the protein MFFEESDQIARHKLTLLYIIDKVDFRITNSEITQFVLESDFMNYFFVQQYLGEMIDASMIDIKIEDGNEYYALTPIGKETLRFFIKRIPSHIVDDINSKYEITKKEKIKEKQVIGKYYQKNDFEFIVNLKVIENDLTLFNLSLNVPSKEQAKYICNNWKSNPEYIYKELFRLLTENKDQI
- a CDS encoding response regulator — translated: MKVLIADDAAFMRMMIRNILEENGIEVIGEASNGKEAVERYKELSPDLVTMDITMPVKNGIDAIKDIRAFDSKAKILACSAMGQESMVIEAIKGGAQGFIVKPFQADKLILELTKLYEK
- a CDS encoding bifunctional folylpolyglutamate synthase/dihydrofolate synthase, with protein sequence MNYEEAIDFIHSSYKFGSKLGLDNIRELLKRLGNPQSKLDIIHIAGTNGKGSTASFVNQILIEAGYKVGLFTSPYLEYFNERIRVDNILIDEDDLIRGVLKIKNAIDKMVEDGHNHPTEFEIVTALGFLHFLDKKVDIVVLEVGLGGRFDATNVIEESMASVITSISKDHTHILGNTLEEIAFEKSGIIKENGHVYVYPQKIQAEKVIENISAKRGAVFKTYDISQVKNIKFTEKGSVFDIEIEELIYKNLEIKMLGRHQVYNSTLAVMMLDDLNRRGLVNIEEKHYRLGLLNTRWNGRLEIISENPLILIDGAHNEDGARALSEALSEYYKSKKKILCIGVLKDKDLDVILEYVLPHFDEVVVTEPCNPRALGFRELEEKIKERGKSVIAIKELDEAIETTLKKKEGYDLFVFSGSLYLIGEIRKYIGKK